A genomic segment from Actinoplanes sichuanensis encodes:
- a CDS encoding sugar ABC transporter ATP-binding protein encodes MTDEIENPRLRLTAISKRFGAVRAIQHADFTVRAGKVHALVGENGAGKSTMIKIVAGAEVADTGEIEFEGEPVKLGSTTAAIALGIATVYQEPQLFPELTVAENIFLGRELKKAGRVDWAAQNAKVVELLELLGLPERYTTAEVGTLSVAEQQQVSIAKALAADAKVLILDEPSAILTDAEIEVLFDVVRRLTAAGVAVIYISHRLDELFRIADEVTVMRDGRTIGTYPIGDLSVRQIAHLMVGEELSDARPHREVPDGPAVLELRSLSRDGRFRDVDVSVKAGEIVALYGLVGSGVSEIAACVYGIDRSTHGQILVNSSQVNIKSPEHAQRLGIALLPANRKVEGMFGFQSIAFNISAGHLRLLSRFGVWVDRAREKAVALKLIDRLAVKTPHERQAISAMSGGNAQKVVLARQLVERPKVLVLAEPTQGVDVGAKEEIHRLITELAEEGTAVLVVTSDLPEALRIADRIQVVRGGTTTDEFGPDASQVDLLAAAAGGGEANKTTPAQDETDKTAPAQDETNRAPAEDGEADEATAQDGETNKAPAQDGEADKATAQDGETNKAPAQDGEADKATAQDGETNKAPAQDGGTRRTTAAGGDA; translated from the coding sequence ATGACCGACGAGATCGAAAACCCGCGGCTGCGCCTTACCGCTATCTCGAAGCGGTTCGGCGCGGTCCGGGCCATCCAGCACGCCGATTTCACGGTACGGGCGGGCAAGGTGCACGCCCTGGTCGGTGAGAACGGCGCCGGCAAGTCCACGATGATCAAGATCGTGGCAGGGGCCGAGGTCGCCGACACCGGCGAGATCGAGTTCGAGGGTGAGCCGGTCAAGCTCGGCTCGACGACGGCGGCGATCGCGCTCGGCATCGCCACCGTTTATCAGGAGCCGCAGCTCTTCCCGGAGCTGACGGTCGCCGAGAACATCTTCCTCGGCCGCGAGTTGAAGAAGGCCGGACGGGTCGACTGGGCGGCGCAGAACGCGAAGGTGGTCGAGCTGCTGGAGCTGCTCGGCCTGCCCGAGCGGTACACGACCGCCGAGGTGGGCACCCTGTCGGTGGCCGAGCAGCAGCAGGTGTCGATCGCGAAGGCGCTGGCCGCGGACGCGAAGGTGCTGATCCTGGACGAGCCGTCGGCGATCCTGACCGACGCCGAGATCGAGGTCCTGTTCGACGTGGTCCGCCGGCTGACGGCGGCCGGTGTGGCGGTCATCTACATCTCGCACCGGCTGGACGAGCTGTTCCGGATCGCCGACGAGGTCACGGTCATGCGGGACGGGCGCACCATCGGCACGTACCCGATCGGGGATCTGAGCGTCCGGCAGATCGCTCATCTGATGGTGGGCGAGGAGTTGTCGGACGCCCGCCCGCATCGCGAGGTGCCGGACGGCCCGGCGGTGCTGGAGCTGCGGAGCCTCAGTCGGGACGGCCGGTTCCGCGATGTCGACGTGAGCGTCAAGGCCGGCGAGATCGTCGCACTGTACGGACTGGTCGGCTCGGGCGTGTCCGAGATCGCGGCATGTGTGTACGGCATTGATCGCAGTACACATGGACAGATTCTGGTCAACTCAAGTCAAGTCAACATCAAGAGTCCCGAGCACGCACAGCGGCTCGGCATCGCGTTGTTGCCGGCGAACCGCAAGGTCGAGGGGATGTTCGGCTTTCAGTCGATCGCCTTCAACATCTCGGCGGGTCATCTGCGGCTGCTGTCGAGGTTCGGAGTGTGGGTGGACCGGGCTCGGGAGAAGGCCGTGGCGCTCAAGTTGATCGACAGGCTCGCGGTGAAGACGCCGCACGAGCGGCAGGCGATCAGCGCGATGTCCGGTGGCAACGCACAGAAGGTGGTGCTGGCACGGCAGCTCGTGGAGCGGCCGAAGGTGCTGGTGCTGGCCGAGCCGACGCAGGGTGTCGACGTCGGGGCCAAAGAGGAGATCCACCGCTTGATCACCGAACTGGCCGAGGAGGGCACCGCCGTCCTGGTGGTGACGTCCGACCTGCCGGAGGCGCTGCGGATCGCCGACCGCATCCAGGTGGTACGAGGCGGCACGACGACCGACGAGTTCGGCCCGGACGCCAGCCAGGTCGACCTGCTGGCCGCCGCCGCAGGCGGCGGCGAAGCGAACAAGACGACACCCGCCCAAGACGAAACGGACAAGACGGCGCCCGCCCAAGACGAAACGAACAGGGCGCCCGCCGAAGACGGCGAAGCCGACGAAGCAACCGCCCAAGACGGCGAAACGAACAAAGCACCCGCCCAAGACGGCGAAGCCGACAAGGCAACCGCCCAAGACGGCGAAACGAACAAAGCACCCGCCCAAGACGGCGAAGCCGACAAGGCAACCGCCCAAGACGGCGAAACGAACAAAGCACCCGCCCAAGACGGCGGAACGAGACGGACGACGGCCGCGGGAGGTGACGCATGA
- a CDS encoding ABC transporter permease — protein MTAVAEAKIKRRVLPSPITGQEVVLVGVIAVLWAALAVSTPAFLTAGSIQPLLVATAPVALVGVAMTIVIITGGIDVSVGGAIMVCSVLTAKALVGADGVGLATAVLLSIAAGAVLGLVNGVLIAYGRVHAIIITFGTANLFMFLGLQIFGSGTVNGIPGTLAFFGRGPDGRTLGVPHAFLITVVITAAVWWYLRHTAGGRHFYAIGGDPVAARLAGVRVQRRVLLAYVFTGVLVGLASCFVIAQGTSTLDQSVGSGKGLAVIAAVVIGGTSIMGGRGSVLGTLLGALLVQSVASGVTQLGWRSQLSDLFVGIFIIVAVGADLLRARARRAR, from the coding sequence ATGACCGCGGTTGCGGAAGCGAAGATCAAGCGGCGAGTACTGCCGAGCCCGATCACCGGGCAGGAGGTCGTGCTGGTCGGCGTGATCGCGGTGCTGTGGGCGGCGCTGGCGGTCAGCACGCCGGCGTTCCTTACGGCCGGCTCGATCCAGCCGCTGCTGGTGGCGACCGCCCCGGTGGCGCTGGTCGGCGTGGCGATGACCATCGTGATCATCACCGGCGGCATCGACGTCTCGGTCGGCGGCGCGATCATGGTGTGTTCGGTGCTGACCGCGAAGGCGCTGGTCGGCGCGGACGGGGTGGGCCTCGCCACGGCGGTGCTGCTGTCGATCGCCGCGGGCGCGGTGCTCGGCCTGGTCAACGGGGTGCTGATCGCCTACGGCCGGGTGCACGCCATCATCATCACGTTCGGTACGGCGAACCTGTTCATGTTCCTCGGCCTGCAGATCTTCGGCTCCGGCACGGTCAACGGCATCCCTGGCACGTTGGCGTTCTTCGGTCGTGGACCGGACGGGCGCACGCTGGGCGTCCCGCACGCCTTCCTGATCACCGTCGTCATCACCGCGGCCGTCTGGTGGTACCTGCGGCACACCGCGGGTGGCCGTCACTTCTACGCCATCGGCGGGGACCCGGTCGCCGCCCGCCTGGCCGGGGTCCGGGTGCAGCGGCGGGTGCTGCTGGCCTACGTCTTCACCGGGGTGCTCGTCGGCCTGGCGTCGTGTTTCGTGATCGCCCAGGGCACGTCGACGCTCGACCAGTCGGTCGGTTCCGGCAAGGGACTGGCGGTGATCGCGGCGGTCGTGATCGGCGGCACCAGCATCATGGGCGGCCGCGGTTCGGTGCTGGGCACCCTGCTGGGGGCGCTGCTGGTGCAGTCGGTGGCCTCCGGGGTGACCCAGTTGGGCTGGCGTTCGCAACTGTCCGACCTGTTCGTCGGCATCTTCATCATCGTGGCGGTCGGCGCCGACCTGCTGCGCGCCCGCGCGAGGAGGGCCCGATGA
- a CDS encoding ABC transporter permease, producing the protein MTTVAEKPTKTEKSEKSDWLKILLTQRIALLALLIVIVVVTFFINDAGGYLTAPYDFDYMSASLISAVPLAMLGLAEMLVILSGRGGIDLSVGAMVSLAGMVFGFAYGEWGWPLWLAILATAGFGAFLGAINGFLVSYIGFPALIATLATFYAYKSIAIVVNNQQPISTKPIQELFSLSKSVELPLFGEYVPNVPLGIFTFLLPTVVAVWLLLARTAYGRRLYAIGTNDVAARWAGLPVRDTRFKAYVYAGLISGLVAVVTVGQFASARPDAGVSGNGMALPAITIAVLGGVAITGGIGRVSGVVLATLLIVWLNAGILLAFVGNEGSQYQLLALGAVLVFAALLNGLTNRRYGGTTS; encoded by the coding sequence ATGACCACGGTCGCAGAAAAACCGACAAAAACCGAAAAGTCGGAAAAGTCGGATTGGCTCAAGATCCTACTGACGCAGCGAATCGCCCTGCTAGCGCTACTGATCGTCATCGTCGTCGTCACGTTCTTCATCAACGACGCCGGTGGCTATCTCACCGCACCCTACGACTTCGACTATATGTCGGCCAGCCTGATCAGCGCCGTCCCGCTGGCCATGCTGGGCCTGGCCGAGATGCTGGTCATCCTCTCCGGCCGGGGCGGCATCGACCTGTCGGTCGGCGCGATGGTGAGCCTGGCCGGCATGGTGTTCGGCTTCGCGTACGGCGAGTGGGGCTGGCCCCTGTGGTTGGCGATCCTCGCCACGGCCGGGTTCGGCGCGTTCCTCGGCGCGATCAACGGTTTCCTGGTGTCCTACATCGGCTTCCCGGCTCTGATCGCAACATTGGCGACGTTCTACGCGTACAAGAGCATCGCGATCGTCGTCAACAACCAGCAGCCGATCAGCACGAAGCCGATCCAGGAGCTGTTCTCCCTGAGCAAGTCGGTGGAGTTACCGCTGTTCGGCGAGTACGTCCCGAACGTGCCGCTGGGCATCTTCACCTTCCTGCTGCCCACCGTGGTGGCGGTCTGGCTGCTGCTGGCCCGCACCGCGTACGGGCGGCGTCTCTACGCGATCGGCACCAACGACGTCGCCGCTCGCTGGGCCGGCCTCCCGGTCCGGGACACGCGCTTCAAGGCGTACGTCTATGCGGGTCTGATCTCCGGCCTGGTGGCCGTGGTGACGGTGGGGCAGTTCGCCTCGGCCCGCCCGGACGCGGGCGTCTCCGGCAACGGTATGGCCCTGCCCGCGATCACCATCGCCGTCCTCGGCGGGGTGGCGATCACCGGTGGCATCGGCCGGGTCTCCGGGGTCGTGCTGGCCACTCTGCTCATCGTCTGGCTCAACGCCGGCATCCTGCTGGCCTTCGTCGGTAACGAGGGTTCGCAGTACCAGCTCCTCGCGCTCGGCGCGGTGCTGGTGTTCGCCGCGCTGTTGAACGGGCTCACCAATCGACGGTACGGAGGTACCACATCATGA
- the rhaI gene encoding L-rhamnose isomerase has product MNLDGLDGFTIEVPSWAYGNSGTRFKVFTRPGGPRNPYEKLSDAAQVNRLTGLANRVSLHIPWDLVDDWSDLKAHADKVGVQIGAINSNVFQDDDYRLGSLCNPDPAIRRKAIDHHKQCLDVMRQTGSTDLKIWLPDGLNYAGQDSLRGRQDRLAESLREIYDASDDNHRILLEYKFFEPYFYSTDIPDWGTSLLHCLALGERATVVLDTGHHAPGTNIEFIVMQLIRQKKLGAFDFNSRYYADDDLIVGSADPFQLFRIMSEIVAADAHRPESGVNFMLDQCHNIEEKIPGQILSVLNVEQALAKALQVDQAALATAQRDGDVLGAHQVLMDAYETDVRSALADRREARGLPRDPAKAFHSSGYAQTAAAERVGGTQASWGA; this is encoded by the coding sequence ATGAACCTCGACGGTCTGGACGGCTTCACGATCGAGGTCCCGAGCTGGGCGTACGGGAACTCGGGCACCCGGTTCAAGGTCTTCACCCGTCCCGGTGGGCCACGCAACCCGTACGAGAAGCTGTCCGACGCCGCGCAGGTGAATCGTCTCACCGGCCTGGCCAACCGGGTGTCGCTGCACATCCCGTGGGACCTGGTCGACGACTGGAGCGACCTGAAGGCGCACGCCGACAAGGTGGGGGTGCAGATCGGCGCGATCAACTCGAACGTCTTCCAGGACGACGACTACCGGCTGGGCTCGCTGTGCAACCCGGACCCGGCGATCCGGCGTAAGGCGATCGACCACCACAAGCAGTGCCTCGACGTGATGCGGCAGACCGGTTCGACGGATCTGAAGATCTGGCTGCCGGACGGCCTGAACTACGCCGGCCAGGATTCGCTGCGGGGCCGGCAGGACCGGCTGGCCGAGTCGCTGCGCGAGATCTACGACGCGTCCGACGACAACCACCGGATCCTGCTGGAGTACAAGTTCTTCGAGCCGTACTTCTACTCCACCGACATCCCGGACTGGGGCACGTCGCTGCTGCACTGCCTGGCCCTGGGCGAGCGGGCGACGGTCGTGCTGGACACCGGTCACCACGCGCCGGGAACGAACATCGAGTTCATCGTGATGCAGCTGATCCGGCAGAAGAAGCTCGGCGCGTTCGACTTCAACTCGCGCTACTACGCCGACGACGACCTGATCGTGGGCTCGGCCGACCCGTTCCAGCTGTTCCGGATCATGTCGGAGATCGTGGCCGCGGACGCCCATCGGCCCGAGTCCGGGGTCAACTTCATGCTCGACCAGTGCCACAACATCGAGGAGAAGATCCCGGGCCAGATCCTGTCGGTGCTCAACGTCGAGCAGGCGCTGGCCAAGGCCCTTCAGGTGGATCAGGCGGCGCTGGCCACGGCGCAGCGCGACGGCGACGTCCTCGGTGCACACCAGGTACTGATGGACGCCTACGAGACCGACGTGCGGTCCGCACTCGCGGACCGGCGGGAGGCGAGAGGGCTGCCGCGCGACCCGGCCAAGGCCTTCCATTCATCGGGGTACGCCCAGACGGCCGCCGCCGAGCGCGTGGGCGGAACCCAGGCCAGCTGGGGAGCGTAA
- a CDS encoding Hpt domain-containing protein, translated as METATQPEDLARVAGVRARLADLVEPIPSPAETALVLRLLRSFAAKAPLAANELIRLLYAGDPGPVRDQAHNLKGSAANIGAAELAAICSRVEDAARAGAVSDPGPTGDRLRAETDGALRAVRVLTLEFERIP; from the coding sequence ATGGAGACCGCCACACAGCCGGAGGACCTGGCCCGGGTGGCCGGCGTACGGGCCCGCCTCGCCGATCTCGTCGAGCCGATTCCGTCGCCCGCCGAGACGGCCCTGGTCCTCCGGTTGCTCCGGTCGTTCGCCGCGAAGGCCCCTCTCGCGGCGAACGAACTGATCCGGCTCCTGTACGCGGGCGACCCGGGCCCGGTGCGGGACCAGGCACACAACCTGAAGGGCTCGGCCGCGAACATCGGCGCCGCCGAGCTGGCGGCGATCTGTTCGCGGGTGGAGGACGCCGCGCGGGCCGGGGCCGTCTCCGACCCCGGCCCGACGGGAGATCGCCTGCGCGCCGAGACCGACGGCGCGCTGCGGGCGGTGCGGGTGCTCACGCTCGAATTCGAACGGATCCCCTGA
- a CDS encoding response regulator, which translates to MRTELYRSGDADNMKKPTLLLVDDDDVVLETLSIQLGRDHRLLMAGDAEQALKLLAANENVAAVVSDVRMPGMDGIALLGKIQQDFPDVVRILHSGHGDMKTVIAAINSGGVYRYLAKPANRTDIMDAIKGAVTRHDHAMAERKMVDTTLKTSVQALFGILELSSPLGFARAGRIRKLVGELTTALELDGLWEIEVAAMASQIGAVSVPSDVMSKLTEGANLTPDEQKAVNGMPGMVLPLIKDIPMIEDVVSTVRGLAGEKPPPGGWSPLVEGAISVVRTAIEYDTAAARSSSPAMAITALTRAGTCAPHVLAALRQVKGVESPAAGSTQAYAVADLQVGMRLAQDVMATNGLVLIGSGTVVTEAMLDRLVNFSRVVGLVEPVLTAA; encoded by the coding sequence ATGCGGACCGAGCTGTACCGGTCGGGCGACGCCGATAACATGAAGAAGCCGACACTGCTGCTCGTCGACGACGACGACGTGGTGCTGGAGACCCTCTCCATCCAGCTGGGCCGGGATCACCGGCTGCTGATGGCCGGAGACGCCGAGCAGGCACTCAAGCTGCTCGCCGCGAATGAGAACGTCGCCGCGGTGGTCAGTGACGTGCGGATGCCCGGGATGGACGGCATCGCGCTGCTGGGCAAGATCCAGCAGGACTTCCCGGACGTGGTCCGGATCCTGCACAGCGGCCACGGTGACATGAAGACCGTGATCGCCGCGATCAACTCCGGTGGGGTGTACCGGTACCTGGCCAAGCCGGCCAACCGTACCGACATCATGGACGCGATCAAGGGCGCGGTCACCCGCCACGATCACGCCATGGCCGAGCGCAAGATGGTCGACACCACGCTGAAGACCAGCGTGCAGGCCCTCTTCGGGATCCTCGAACTGTCCAGCCCGCTCGGCTTCGCCCGGGCCGGCCGGATCCGTAAGCTGGTCGGCGAGCTCACCACCGCCCTCGAACTCGACGGGCTCTGGGAGATCGAGGTCGCCGCGATGGCCTCGCAGATCGGCGCGGTCAGCGTGCCCTCCGACGTGATGAGCAAGCTCACCGAGGGCGCCAACCTCACCCCGGACGAGCAGAAGGCCGTCAACGGGATGCCCGGCATGGTGCTTCCGCTGATCAAGGACATCCCGATGATCGAGGACGTGGTGTCCACGGTCCGCGGGCTGGCCGGTGAGAAGCCCCCGCCCGGTGGCTGGTCGCCGCTGGTCGAGGGCGCGATCAGCGTGGTCCGGACGGCCATCGAGTACGACACGGCGGCGGCCCGCTCCAGCTCGCCGGCGATGGCGATCACCGCGCTCACCCGGGCCGGCACCTGCGCCCCGCACGTGCTGGCCGCCCTGCGGCAGGTCAAGGGCGTGGAGAGCCCGGCGGCCGGCAGCACGCAGGCCTACGCCGTAGCCGATCTGCAGGTCGGGATGCGCCTGGCTCAGGACGTGATGGCCACCAACGGCCTGGTGCTGATCGGCAGCGGCACCGTGGTGACCGAGGCGATGCTGGACCGGCTGGTCAACTTCTCCCGCGTGGTGGGTCTGGTCGAGCCGGTGCTCACCGCGGCCTGA
- a CDS encoding GAF domain-containing sensor histidine kinase: protein MSAVGEDARLAAVHSYHLLDAPRPVVLDELTRLAGAVLGTPMSTVTLIDADREWFAGKTGVPGDGGPLATSFSGRVVVTREPLVVEDTLTEPHYRSWECVRAAPNIRFWAGVPLIDEDGHALGSMCVLDDKPGTVGDRQLDLLKTMAGQAAGHLAALRNRQLLAEIGDELSRAISREEDFVATVSHELRTPVTTIQGYLELLVDNEELAPYRRLIDPIQRNGERLVRMVDHLLAGTRPAAAPLPLLRASTDLVAVAEAAMAACRSQASQRDVPIVIESGPGPYAVPGDFTRLSQAAEHLVRNAVIFSATGQTVTIRVTVGNLEVLDSGAGIPADELPHVVERFYRGQYAREQAVPGVGLGLSITDRIMRAHEGTLTVESAGLGRGTRARMTVPK, encoded by the coding sequence GTGAGCGCAGTAGGGGAAGACGCCCGCCTCGCGGCGGTGCACAGCTATCACCTGCTGGACGCCCCGCGCCCGGTCGTGCTCGACGAGCTGACCCGGCTGGCCGGTGCCGTCCTCGGCACACCGATGTCCACGGTCACCCTGATCGACGCCGACCGGGAGTGGTTCGCCGGCAAGACCGGGGTGCCCGGCGACGGCGGGCCGCTGGCGACCTCGTTCTCCGGGCGGGTGGTGGTCACGCGTGAGCCGCTGGTCGTCGAGGACACCCTCACCGAGCCGCACTACCGCTCCTGGGAGTGTGTGCGGGCGGCGCCGAACATCAGATTCTGGGCCGGGGTGCCGCTGATCGACGAGGACGGGCACGCGCTCGGCAGCATGTGCGTGCTCGACGACAAGCCGGGCACCGTCGGCGACCGGCAGCTGGATCTGCTCAAGACGATGGCCGGGCAGGCCGCCGGGCATCTGGCCGCGCTGCGCAACCGGCAGCTGCTGGCCGAGATCGGCGACGAGTTGTCCCGGGCGATCAGCCGCGAGGAGGACTTCGTGGCGACCGTGTCGCACGAGTTGCGCACCCCGGTCACCACCATCCAGGGCTATCTGGAGCTGCTGGTCGACAACGAGGAGCTGGCGCCGTACCGGCGGCTGATCGATCCGATTCAGCGCAACGGCGAACGGCTGGTCCGGATGGTCGACCACCTGCTGGCCGGTACCCGTCCGGCGGCCGCTCCCCTGCCGCTGCTGCGGGCCAGCACCGACCTGGTCGCGGTGGCCGAGGCGGCGATGGCCGCGTGCCGGAGCCAGGCGTCGCAGCGGGACGTGCCGATCGTGATCGAGTCGGGGCCCGGGCCCTACGCGGTGCCGGGTGACTTCACCCGGCTCAGTCAGGCGGCCGAGCACCTCGTACGCAATGCGGTGATCTTCAGTGCCACCGGGCAGACGGTGACCATCCGGGTGACCGTGGGCAACCTCGAGGTCCTCGACTCCGGTGCCGGCATCCCGGCCGACGAGCTGCCGCACGTGGTGGAGCGGTTCTATCGCGGCCAGTACGCCCGGGAGCAGGCCGTTCCCGGGGTCGGGCTGGGTCTGAGCATCACCGACCGGATCATGCGGGCGCACGAGGGCACGCTCACCGTCGAGTCGGCCGGGCTCGGCCGCGGCACCCGCGCCAGGATGACCGTCCCGAAGTGA